One genomic segment of Hordeum vulgare subsp. vulgare chromosome 2H, MorexV3_pseudomolecules_assembly, whole genome shotgun sequence includes these proteins:
- the LOC123428891 gene encoding exocyst complex component EXO70B1-like, producing MASIHPQGQGGSMAGPWRLAAVPEGSTDGAKADQPPVGLYRNRIQAVDVSVGRRRSTIFSHGGSSYSSVSNSCPSSKSGYSSGSASAAGLECFRNQEELTRIARQMVIDGYTQRMAQAFDDASPAPAFKFGGSPDHALTSWFSELDVDWVLQIHDENSLRRLLRDKPATTRDLVDKWIRALAVIVASITDLLFDVETPAAVVPFGKASIAQMLDVVDVIITVLEAEKLQLVLDIFTCVSDALHVFTSLVLSPEINSIFSGIRSLLERQENRLSKNIASTMQELRTLMDEDDSWALEISRGGGEVHKNTRFIMDCIVSMMNAQTSSQNSLPSRSSENLSIEIDITTEYLKGLLFRKSESCSDQSLRYLFLLNNSYFVAHVVSESSGCFIPSEYNKYMDSYLDVSWGRVLSCIPKSRFPGPIHCWINTSSLAKFESAFHKMYQAQKLWKVPDPQLRDALRRAIIERVISGYRDYLEEHPELEKHVGRESSSPEVLQAMLRELFEG from the coding sequence ATGGCCTCCATCCATCCACAAGGACAAGGTGGCAGCATGGCAGGGCCGTGGCGGCTCGCTGCCGTGCCGGAAGGGAGTACGGACGGCGCCAAAGCTGACCAACCGCCGGTGGGACTCTACCGCAACCGGATCCAAGCCGTCGACGTGTCCGtcgggcggagaagatcgacTATCTTCAGTCATGGCGGATCAAGCTACTCCAGTGTTTCGAATTCCTGCCCATCCAGCAAGTCTGGCTACTCCTCCGGTTCAGCGTCCGCCGCTGGGCTGGAGTGCTTCCGCAACCAAGAAGAGCTCACGAGGATTGCTCGCCAAATGGTCATAGACGGGTACACCCAGCGCATGGCCCAAGCATTCGACGACGCATCTCCTGCACCAGCATTCAAATTCGGTGGTAGCCCGGACCACGCTCTGACAAGTTGGTTCTCGGAGCTCGACGTCGACTGGGTTCTCCAAATCCACGACGAGAATAGCTTACGGCGGCTGCTCCGAGACAAGCCGGCGACGACGCGAGACTTGGTCGACAAGTGGATCCGGGCTCTTGCCGTAATTGTCGCCAGTATCACTGATTTGCTGTTCGACGTCGAGACGCCGGCGGCGGTCGTGCCGTTTGGCAAAGCGAGCATCGCCCAGATGCTCGATGTCGTGGATGTCATCATCACCGTTCTCGAAGCGGAGAAGCTACAGCTCGTGCTTGACATTTTTACCTGCGTCTCTGATGCGTTGCACGTGTTTACATCGCTCGTCTTGTCTCCAGAAATAAATAGCATTTTCAGCGGGATACGCAGCCTCTTAGAGAGACAAGAAAACAGGCTAAGCAAGAACATAGCAAGCACGATGCAGGAGCTGAGGACACTCATGGATGAAGATGACTCGTGGGCTCTCGAGATCTcgcgaggaggaggggaggttCACAAGAACACTCGATTCATCATGGACTGCATAGTATCGATGATGAATGCACAGACTTCATCGCAAAACTCTCTACCGAGCCGCAGCTCTGAAAACCTTAGTATCGAGATCGATATCACAACTGAATATCTGAAGGGTCTGCTCTTCAGAAAATCGGAGTCATGCTCGGATCAAAGCCTCAGGTATCTGTTCCTGCTCAACAATTCCTATTTCGTAGCTCATGTGGTGTCTGAGTCATCAGGATGTTTCATTCCGTCTGAATATAACAAGTACATGGACAGTTATCTCGATGTTTCTTGGGGACGTGTGCTCTCCTGCATACCAAAATCGAGATTTCCTGGGCCCATCCATTGTTGGATCAACACCTCATCACTGGCCAAATTCGAGTCGGCATTTCACAAAATGTACCAGGCTCAGAAGTTGTGGAAAGTTCCGGACCCTCAGCTCAGAGATGCGCTGCGGAGAGCTATCATCGAAAGAGTCATTTCAGGTTACCGAGACTATCTGGAGGAGCATCCGGAGCTAGAGAAACATGTTGGCCGCGAAAGCAGCAGTCCTGAAGTTTTGCAGGCGATGCTGCGAGAGCTATTTGAAGGATGA